DNA from Streptosporangiales bacterium:
CGCCCGCCGGACGAACCTGTCCGCCGGCACCGTACGCAACTACCTCGCCGCCGCGGTCAGCAAGCTGGGCGTCCGCAACCGCGCGGAAGCCTTCCGCACCGCCCACGACAACGGCTGGCTGTAGACACGCACGCAACCCCTGGGGGAAATGTTCCGGCTCGTCGGCGAATGCGCCCTTTCGCCCGGAGCGGGCGTTGAGCGGATGCCCGAAGTCCGTTGTGCCGTATGCGAGTCGCGGCCGCACAGCAACTGGGCAGCCACGGCGGTGCCCGCCGCGCCCGCTCCTACGATGACGCCATGTCCCCTGCCACCAGCGCAACAGCTCTCGTTGATCTTGTAACCCTCCTAAACCAGTAGGGAAAGCCGGCAAGAGCTACGGACCGTCGAGTGGGAGGTGGCGATGGTGACACAGAGTCGAGGGGCGTAAGCTGCGTGTTCGCAGGGGCGACTTGATCGGTAACGCGCCCATGAAGGGAAAAACCGGCGCGTGAGTACAAGACCAGATGAAGCGGGAGTTACCGGCTCCATCGTGTCGTCGGCCATCGCCCTCACACGCGCATCGGCCACGATTACGCCACGCCGCGAGAGCGAGCGCTCGGTTCTCGAGCAATGCCTGCACGTCTCGCGCACGGGCATCGTCGTCGCGACCGCGTTCGGCCTGCTCTTCCAGCTCGGCAGCGTGGCGATCCCGTGGTGTCTCGGCCGGGGCATCGACCGCGGCGTCGCCACCGGCGAGCTGGGCACGACGGTCGGCTGGGCGGCCGGCATCGCCGGGTTCGGTCTCGCGCTCGCCGTCGGCGAGTGCGGCATGCGGTGGTGGGCGCGCATCGCCTCGGACGAGAGCGCCGACCGGCTGCGGATGCGCATCAGCAGGCACCTGCTCACCCTGGACACCGGCACGCTCGACCGCTTCGGCCACGGCGACATCGCGAGCCGCGGCATCCGCGACCTCGACCTGATCAAGGTGTGGATCCAGGGCCTGCCGTCGTACATCACCGGCATGCTGGGCTTCGTGGCCATCCTGGTCGGCATCGGCCTGCTCGACCCGCTGCTCACCGTCATCGGCATCGCCACCGTGCCGCTGGTCGCGCTGCTCGGGATCGCGCACCGCCGCCGCATCTCGGCCGTGAACAATGCAGTCGCGGACGCACAGGCCGACTGCACCGAGTCGGTGGAGGACCTGCTCACGGCGACGTCCGCGATCCGCGGCATCGGCGGCGAAGCAGTGCTGGTCGAGCGGCACGCCACGCGCAGCGCGGACCTCACCAAGCACGTGTTGCGCGCGAGCCGGCTCAGCGCCGTCTGGACGAGCCTGCCGGACTTCCTGCCCACCCTCGGCACCGGCATCGGGGTCGGGGTCGGCGGCCTCGCCGTCCTCGCCGACCGGGCGACGATCGGCGAGCTCGTCGCGTTCACCGCGTGGATGACCATGCTGGTCGTCTGGACGGGGACGCTGACCACCCGTACCACGCAGCTCAGCCAGGCCAGGTACGCCGCCGGGCGGATCGCCGAGCTGCTGCGGCTGCGCAGCCAGCTGCGCCTGGACCTCGCCGGCCGGTCGTTGCCCGCGACCGGCAAGCTCACCGCCCACGGCGTCGTCACCCGCCGCGACGACCACGTCGTCGGGCCCATCGACTTCACCGTCGACGTCGGCCAGGTCGTCGCCGTCACCGGCCCGATCGGCTGCGGCAAGACCGAGCTGATGCGGCTGCTCGCCCGGCTGAAGGACCCGACCGCCGGCAACGTCACGTTCGCCGGCATCGACCTGAAGGACGCGGCGCTCGAGGACGTACGCGAGCGGATCACACTGGTGCCGCAACGGCCGCTGCTCGTCTCCGGCACGCTCGCGGACAACCTCAGGCTCGGCCGCGACGACCTGTCGGACCAACAGCTGCACTACGCCTGCTACATCGCGGCGCTCGACAGCTTCGTCGGCACACTGCCGACCGGCCTGGACACCCCGGTCGGCGAGCGCGGCGGCATGCTCTCCGGTGGCCAGCGGCAGCGGGTCGCCGTCGCAAGGGCGCTGCTGCGCGACCCGTCCGTGCTGTTGCTCGACGACGCCACCTCGGCCATGGACGTGGAGACTGAGGCGTTGCTGCTCGCCCGGCTGCGGCACTGGATCAGCCGGCACGACACCCAGCGCCCGGCGTCGGTGGTGCTCGTCTCGCACCGCCCCGGCGTACTCGACACGGCCAACGTCGTCGTGGACATGGGGCGGTCATGACAGCGCTGCCCGTCACCCTCCCGCGCTCCGCTCCTCGCTCACTCGCGGCCCCCAGGCCAGTTGCGGTGACCACCCTCGCTGCGATGCTCACGCGGGAGGGCTCCTCATGACCAGTCCGTTCTCCGTACCTCGCGGCCTGTTGCTGACCGAGAGCCCGAACCAGGAGCGGATGTTCCGCCGGTCGCTGCCGTACCTGCGCGAGAACGGTGGGTTGATCGCACTCGCCTGCGTGGTCGCGTGCGCGTCCGCGGCCAGCCTGGCGTTCATCCCGCCCGCCATCGGCTTCGCCGTCGACGAGCTGCTCGCCGGCAGTGAGCGTGGCCTGCTGGTCGCGACGCTCACGATCATCGGGCTCGCGCTCGCCCGGCTCGCCCTGCAGGTGGGGGCGGAGGCAATGCTCCCGCACGTGGGCGAGCTGGTGCTGCAACGGCTGCGCGACCGGGTGGTGCAGCGGCTGGCGAGCGCGCCGCTGCGCTTCATCGAGGCACACCGCTCGGGCGACCTGCTGCGCCGGGCCACCGCCGAGCTCGCCGACCTCGGCGCGTTCAACCGCAACCACCTCAGCACGATGGTCACCACGGTCGGCTACCTGGCCATCACGTCGGTCGTGCTGCTGGTGTACTCGTGGCCGCTGGCGATCGTGCTGCTGCTGACGTACGTGCCGCTGCACCTGGTCTTCGCCTACGTCGCCGGCAAGACGAACCGGCCCGCGTCCGCCGACGAGGCCAGCGCCGCCTCCGACGTCGCCTCCCACTTCCGCGAGCTGCTCGACATCAGGGAGCAGCTGCAGATGCACGGCGGCGGCGAGAAGTGGCTCGGCCGCCTCACCACCGCCACCCGGGCCCAACAGGACGCGACGCTGCGCACCCAGACCGGCCTCAACCTGCTGTCCGGCACCCAGGTCGTGCAGGCCGTCACGCTGGGAGCGCTGCTGGTCGCTGGCACACTGCTTGTCGCCAGGGACGCCACCACCATCGGCACGGTCGTGATCTTCGTGGTCGCGGCCCGCCAGATGTTCAGCTCGCTGACCCAGCTGTCGAACCTGGGCAGCCAGGCACTCGGCGCGCGGGTGGTGCTCGCCCGGCTGCTGAACCTGCTGCACCGCACCAGGCCGAAGCCGGTCGCCACCGGCTACGTGAGCACACCGCGGCGCGGCAGCCTCGCCACCAAGGACCTCTCCTTCGCGTACGTGCCGGGGCACGAGGTCATCGAGGACGTCACCGTCACGCTGCCGGTCGGCGACCGGGTCGGCGTCTACGGCGAGACCGGCTCAGGCAAGACCACGCTGGCGAAGCTGTTCACCGGCCTGTACGCGCCGAGCGAGGGCACCGTCACGTACGCAGGTACCGACCTGCGGTACATCGACCCGGACGAGCTGCGCCAGCGCATCGTGCTGGTGCCGCAGGAAGTCCACCTGGTCAGCGGCACGCTGCTGGAGAACATCTCGCTGATCCCCACGCGCCCCACCCGCGCCGAGGTGGAGGCCGGCATCACCGCGCTCGACCTGAACATCTGGGTATCCGAGCTCCCCGACGGCCTGGACACCGACATCGGGCCGCGAGGCGAGCGGCTGTCGGCCGGCGAGCGGCAGCTCATCGGGTTGGTGCGTGCGGCACTCGTGGACGCCGCGGTGCTCATCTTCGACGAGGCCACCGCCAACCTCGACCTGCTGACGGCCGAGCACGTGGAGAGCGCCGTACGCCGGCTCGCCCCGGACCGCACGGTCGTCGTCATCGCCCACCGCCAGGAGACGGTGGAACGGCTCGCCCGGCCGATGCAGCTACGCGCCGGCCGCCTCGGCCCAGGCCCGCCGCCGGGTGAGGAGGTGGAGTTCCCGCCGTTCCCCTACGCCGACTACACCTGAGCCGCCGCTCAGGACTCGTCGAGCGCGTCGGCGACGGCCGGGCTCACCTTCTCCATGGAGTACGGGATGCTCAGCGGGGTGTTGAACGAGACCGCGTTGGTCTCCGGCAGCGGGTAGATCGCGTGGCCCTTCTTCACCACGTCCAGGTCGTTGTAGAGCTCCTTGTCGTCGTAGAAGTCCTTGCCGAACTTGAAGTCGATGACGGCGAGCACGTCGACGTCCTCGATCAGGTCGATCCGTTCCGGGCTCAGCTCGGCGTAGAACCGGTCACCGGTGACCTTGTCGATCTTCTTCGGCACGGTGAAGCCGAGGCTGGCGAAGAACTGGCTGCGCTGGTCATTGCTGGAGTACACGCCGAGCCCGCCGTTCTTCAACGGGTACGCCACGGCGATCGTCTTGCCCTCGAACTCGGGGTGCGCCTTGCGCTGGTCGGCGAACTCCTGCTCGGTCCTCGTGATCAGCTTCTTCGCCGCACGCTCCTTGCCGAGCGCCTTGCCGATCGCGAGCGTCTCCTCGTCCCACGACATCTGGAAGTCGTTGTAGTCCTTCGCCCGCAGGATGGTGGGCGCGATCTCGGACAGCAGGTCGTACTCGTTGCGGTCCACCCCGCGGTCGGTGCCGACGATGAGGTCGGGCTTGAACTTGGCGATCCTGCCGATGTTCAGCTCTGCCTCGGTGCCCGGGTCACCTTCGGCTTCGCGCCCTTCACGTGCGACTCCGCCCACGGCCCGATGGCGTCGGCGTAGTCCGGCATCCACTGCTGCACGGCGACCGGCTTGACGCCGAGCGCAAGCAGCATGTCCTGGTTTCGGTAGCCGATGGAGACGACGCGCGTCGGCTGCTTCTCGACCACAGCCTTGCCGTAGACGTTCGGGATCGACACCGGGAACGCACCGCCGGACGAGGCGTCGTCCGCGGTGTCGCCACCACAACCGACGGCCAGCACAGCAAGCGCGGACGCGGCCAGGATCGCGGCCGCGGAACGTAGGGCACTGCGCACGGAAACTCTCTCGTTCTGGAGGGGGTTGGCGGACTTACCGATCGATAGGTTAGCCTAACCTAACAACAGGTCGAAGCCCCCGACCAAGCCCCGAGCGCCCGAGAGGACACCGAGTGCCCAGCCCCGCGCAGACAGCGCAGCGCCCGCGCAAGCTGGCCCGTCCCGCAACCACCGCACTGCTCGCCGAAGTACGTAGCGCCGAGCAGGTGACCCCGAACGTGCGCAGGATCACGCTCGGCGGGCCGGCGCTTGCGGACTTCGCCCGCCGCGGCGCCGACCAGTGGTTCCGGTTGTTCCTCCCCCGCGACGACCAGGCCGAGCCGCTCCTGCCGAGCACGGTCGACTGGTGGCCGGAGACGCTCGCCATGCCGGACGACGTCCGCCCGCTCGTGCGCAACTACACGGTGCGCGCGGCACGGCCCGAGCTGCCGGAGATCGACGTCGACTTCGTGCTGCACGGCGACGAGGGCCCGGCGTCGCGCTGGGCGGGCCGGGCGGTGGCCGGCGACCGGGTCGGCATCCTGGACCAGGGCGTCACCTTCGACCCACCGGCGACCGCCGACTGGCGGCTGGTCATCGGCGACGAGACGGCCCTGCCCGCCGTCGCCGGCATCCTCGCGGAGTCCCCCGCAGACGTCCGCACGCTCGCCTTCGTCGAGCTGCCCACCGAGGCGGACGCGCAGCCGCTGACTGTCCCTGCCAACACGCAGGTGACCTGGCTGCCCAGGCCGCACGACACGGCACCGGGCGCCCTCGCCGTCGACGCCGTACGGGACCAGCAGCTGCCGAGCGGGGCGCCGTACGCCTGGCTGGCCGGCGAGTCGGCCATGGTGCGCACCCTGCGGCGCAACCTGGTGCGCGAACACGGCGTGCACAAGTCGTCGATCACCTTCACCGGGTATTGGCGCCGGGGTGTCAGCTACTACACCTGACCGCCAACCGTCCTTCGATGTCGACGCCAACCAACCAAGCCCACCGAAGGACCACAGCTACCGACTCCGCGCGCCCCCGGCCACTGCACTCCACCAGGTCGTGCACGGCCGGGCTGGTCTGCTGCGGGGTGCTGCTCCTCGCACTGGTGCTGGTCAGCATCTCGGTCGGCGCGAAGGCCATCCCGCTGGCGGACGTGTGGACGTACCTCGTCTCCCCGACCGGTGGCTACGACTCGGACGTCGTGCACACGGTGCGGCTGCCGCGCACGGTGGCGGGCGTGGCCGTCGGCGCCGCGCTCGGGCTGGCCGGCGCGCTCATGCAGGCGCTCACCCGCAACCCGCTCGCCGATCCCGGCATCCTCGGCGTGAACGCCGGCGCGTTCGCGGGCGTGGTACTGGCCGTCGGCGTGCTCGGTGTCACCGCGCCCGGCGGCTACGTCTGGTTCGCGCTGCTCGGCGCGGCGGGCACTGCGGTGCTCGTCTACCTGCTCGGCTCCGGCGGCCGTAGCAGCGCGACGCCGGTACGGCTGGCACTCGCCGGCACCGCCGTCGGTGTCGCCCTGACCGCGACTACCTCGACGGTGATCGTCACGAACACCCAGGCGTTCGACCGCGTCCGGCTGTGGAACCTCGGCTCGCTCGCGGTGGAGGACATCGCCACGGGTGCTGAACGTGCTGCCGTTCATCACCGTCGGCTGCGCGCTCGGGCTGGTGATGGGGCCGTCGCTGAACGCCATCGCGCTCGGCGAGGACCTCGGCCGCGCGCTCGGCGCACGCATCGCGCGCACCCGGGTCGTGACGGCGACGGCCATCGTGCTGCTGTGCGGCTCCGCGACCGCCATCGCCGGCCCGATCAGCTTCGTCGGCCTGATGGTGCCGCACGGGGTGCGCGCGCTTACCGGTCCCGACCAGCGCTGGGTGCTGCCGTACTCGATGCTGACCGCGGCGATGCTGCTGCTGGTCTCCGACATCGTCGGCCGGCTGGTCGCGTGGCCGGCCGAGGTGGAGGTCGGCATCGTGACGGCTGTGCTCGGCGGGCCGGTACTCATCGCACTGGTCAGGCGCAGAGGGCTGGCCCAGCTGTGAAGGCCGGCGCGCAGACCGCTGCGCCGCTGCCCGGCCGGCACCTCAGGGCGGCCGGCGGCCGGGTGTCCGTACGGGTGCGGCCCCGGACGCTGGCCGTCGGTGTGGTGCTGGTGGTCGCCGCACTGGCGACGGGCGTGGTCAGCATCAGGTTCGGCGACCCGCACGTACCGTTCCGTACGGCGTTCGACGTGTTCACCGGGCGGGCGGACACCGCGTCCGGGTTCATCGTCGTGCACCTCGCGCTCCCGCGGGTGGCCGCGGCGTGGCTGGCCGGCGCCGCACTTGGGGCCAGCGGCGCCATCTTCCAGAGCCTGACCAGGAACCCGCTCGGCAGTCCGGAGGTGATCGGCTTCAACTCGGGCGCGGCCGCCGGCGCGATCCTCGCGATCATCTACCTGCCGTCCTGGCAGTACGGCATCGGCGTGGTGGCGGTGGCCAGCGGGCTGCTCACCGCCGCCGCCGTCTATCTGCTCGCCTGGCGCCGCGGCATGCGCGGCTACCGGCTGATCCTCGTCGGCATCGCGACGACGGCCATCCTGCAGGCGGTCAACACGTACCTGCTCGCCCGGGCGGACCTGCTCGTCGCGAAGGACGCGAACATCTGGCAGTACGGCAGCCTGAACGCCAAGACCTGGTCGGAGGTCGGCTCGGTGGCGGTCGCGCTCGCCGCGCTGCTGCCGGTGCTGGCCGTGCTCAGCAGGCGGCTCGACCTGCTGGAGATGGGCGACGAGACCGCGGCCGCGCTCGGCGTGCCGGCCGAACGCAGCCGGCTGGCGTTCGTCGCACTCGGCACGGTGCTCGCGGCGGTCGCCGTCGGCATCGCTGGGCCGGTCGCGTTCGTCGCGCTCGCCGCGCCGCAGCTGGCGCGGCGGCTGACCCGCGGCACCGGCCCACACCTGGCGCCCGCCGCCGCGATGGGTGCGCTGCTGCTGGTGGCCGCCGACTTCGTCGCCCAACACGCCATCCCCTCGACCAATCTGCCCGTCGGGCTGGCGACGGGCGCGCTCGGCGGCGCGTACCTCTGTTGGCTGCTCGCGCACGAATGGCGCTCGGGAAGGATGCGGGGCTGATGACCGTACTGCAGGCGACCGACCTCACCCTCGGCTACGACCAGCGCGTGGTGGTCGCGGAGCTCGACCTGGCGGTGCCGGACAACTCGTTCACCGTCATCGTCGGCCCGAACGCGTGCGGCAAGTCCACGTTGCTGCGCGGCCTGGCCAGGATGATCAGGCCGCCGCACGGTGCCGTTTACCTGGACGGCCAGGCGATCACGTCGTACGGCACGAAGGAAGTGGCCCGCAAGCTGGGCCTGCTGCCGCAGACGTCCGCCGCGCCTGACGGCATCACCGTGGCGGACCTGGTGGCCCGCGGCCGGTACCCGCACCAGCGGCTGCTGCGGCAGTGGTCGACGGCCGACGAGCAGGCGGTGCGCGAGGCGCTCGCCGCGACCGGCGTCACCGACCTCGCCCACCGGCTGGTGGACGAGCTGTCCGGCGGCCAGCGGCAGCGGGTGTGGCTGGCCATGACGCTGGCCCAGCAGACCCCGCTGCTGCTGCTCGACGAGCCCACCACGTTCCTCGACATCGCCCACCAGGTCGAGGTGCTCGACCTCTGCGCCGAGCTGCACGAGGAACGCGGGCACACCCTGGTGCTCGTGCTGCACGACATCAACCAGGCGTGCCGGTACGCGACGCACCTGGTGGCGATGGCCGACGGCCGCATCGTCGCGCCGGGCGACCCGAGGGAGATCGTCACGGCAGAGCTGATCGAGGAGGTCTTCGGCCTGCCGTGCCTCGTCGTCGCCGACCCGGCGACCGGCGCGCCGCTTGTCGTACCGAAGCCCACCCGCCGGCGCCAGGGGGCGCGGCTGAAACGCCGCCGCACCATGCCACGATTGATTCTTTGGGCAACGGCGATGAACCCGGCGGCAGGATGGAGGCGAAGTGGCACAGCCCTGGTGGCGTGATGCAGTGATCTACGAGGTGTACCCGAGGAGCTTTGCCGACTCCAACGACGACGGCGTCGGCGACCTGGCCGGCATAACGTCGCGGTTGCCCTACCTGACGGAGCTCGGCGTGGACGCCATCTGGCTGACGCCCTTCTACACCTCACCGCAGGCCGACCACGGCTACGACGTCGCCGACTACCGCGACGTCGACCCGCTGTTCGGCACCCTCCACGACTTCGACGCGCTCGTCGCGGCGGCGCACGAGCGCGACATCAAGGTGATCGTCGACATCGTGCCCAACCACACCTCGTCGGAGCACCCGTGGTTCCGCCG
Protein-coding regions in this window:
- a CDS encoding siderophore-interacting protein, which encodes MPSPAQTAQRPRKLARPATTALLAEVRSAEQVTPNVRRITLGGPALADFARRGADQWFRLFLPRDDQAEPLLPSTVDWWPETLAMPDDVRPLVRNYTVRAARPELPEIDVDFVLHGDEGPASRWAGRAVAGDRVGILDQGVTFDPPATADWRLVIGDETALPAVAGILAESPADVRTLAFVELPTEADAQPLTVPANTQVTWLPRPHDTAPGALAVDAVRDQQLPSGAPYAWLAGESAMVRTLRRNLVREHGVHKSSITFTGYWRRGVSYYT
- a CDS encoding ATP-binding cassette domain-containing protein, which produces MTSPFSVPRGLLLTESPNQERMFRRSLPYLRENGGLIALACVVACASAASLAFIPPAIGFAVDELLAGSERGLLVATLTIIGLALARLALQVGAEAMLPHVGELVLQRLRDRVVQRLASAPLRFIEAHRSGDLLRRATAELADLGAFNRNHLSTMVTTVGYLAITSVVLLVYSWPLAIVLLLTYVPLHLVFAYVAGKTNRPASADEASAASDVASHFRELLDIREQLQMHGGGEKWLGRLTTATRAQQDATLRTQTGLNLLSGTQVVQAVTLGALLVAGTLLVARDATTIGTVVIFVVAARQMFSSLTQLSNLGSQALGARVVLARLLNLLHRTRPKPVATGYVSTPRRGSLATKDLSFAYVPGHEVIEDVTVTLPVGDRVGVYGETGSGKTTLAKLFTGLYAPSEGTVTYAGTDLRYIDPDELRQRIVLVPQEVHLVSGTLLENISLIPTRPTRAEVEAGITALDLNIWVSELPDGLDTDIGPRGERLSAGERQLIGLVRAALVDAAVLIFDEATANLDLLTAEHVESAVRRLAPDRTVVVIAHRQETVERLARPMQLRAGRLGPGPPPGEEVEFPPFPYADYT
- a CDS encoding ABC transporter substrate-binding protein yields the protein MWWRHRGRRLVRRCVPGVDPERLRQGCGREAADARRLHRLPKPGHAACARRQAGRRAAVDAGLRRRHRAVGGVAREGREAEGDPGTEAELNIGRIAKFKPDLIVGTDRGVDRNEYDLLSEIAPTILRAKDYNDFQMSWDEETLAIGKALGKERAAKKLITRTEQEFADQRKAHPEFEGKTIAVAYPLKNGGLGVYSSNDQRSQFFASLGFTVPKKIDKVTGDRFYAELSPERIDLIEDVDVLAVIDFKFGKDFYDDKELYNDLDVVKKGHAIYPLPETNAVSFNTPLSIPYSMEKVSPAVADALDES
- a CDS encoding ATP-binding cassette domain-containing protein produces the protein MTVLQATDLTLGYDQRVVVAELDLAVPDNSFTVIVGPNACGKSTLLRGLARMIRPPHGAVYLDGQAITSYGTKEVARKLGLLPQTSAAPDGITVADLVARGRYPHQRLLRQWSTADEQAVREALAATGVTDLAHRLVDELSGGQRQRVWLAMTLAQQTPLLLLDEPTTFLDIAHQVEVLDLCAELHEERGHTLVLVLHDINQACRYATHLVAMADGRIVAPGDPREIVTAELIEEVFGLPCLVVADPATGAPLVVPKPTRRRQGARLKRRRTMPRLILWATAMNPAAGWRRSGTALVA
- a CDS encoding iron chelate uptake ABC transporter family permease subunit, which translates into the protein MKAGAQTAAPLPGRHLRAAGGRVSVRVRPRTLAVGVVLVVAALATGVVSIRFGDPHVPFRTAFDVFTGRADTASGFIVVHLALPRVAAAWLAGAALGASGAIFQSLTRNPLGSPEVIGFNSGAAAGAILAIIYLPSWQYGIGVVAVASGLLTAAAVYLLAWRRGMRGYRLILVGIATTAILQAVNTYLLARADLLVAKDANIWQYGSLNAKTWSEVGSVAVALAALLPVLAVLSRRLDLLEMGDETAAALGVPAERSRLAFVALGTVLAAVAVGIAGPVAFVALAAPQLARRLTRGTGPHLAPAAAMGALLLVAADFVAQHAIPSTNLPVGLATGALGGAYLCWLLAHEWRSGRMRG
- a CDS encoding ATP-binding cassette domain-containing protein — its product is MSTRPDEAGVTGSIVSSAIALTRASATITPRRESERSVLEQCLHVSRTGIVVATAFGLLFQLGSVAIPWCLGRGIDRGVATGELGTTVGWAAGIAGFGLALAVGECGMRWWARIASDESADRLRMRISRHLLTLDTGTLDRFGHGDIASRGIRDLDLIKVWIQGLPSYITGMLGFVAILVGIGLLDPLLTVIGIATVPLVALLGIAHRRRISAVNNAVADAQADCTESVEDLLTATSAIRGIGGEAVLVERHATRSADLTKHVLRASRLSAVWTSLPDFLPTLGTGIGVGVGGLAVLADRATIGELVAFTAWMTMLVVWTGTLTTRTTQLSQARYAAGRIAELLRLRSQLRLDLAGRSLPATGKLTAHGVVTRRDDHVVGPIDFTVDVGQVVAVTGPIGCGKTELMRLLARLKDPTAGNVTFAGIDLKDAALEDVRERITLVPQRPLLVSGTLADNLRLGRDDLSDQQLHYACYIAALDSFVGTLPTGLDTPVGERGGMLSGGQRQRVAVARALLRDPSVLLLDDATSAMDVETEALLLARLRHWISRHDTQRPASVVLVSHRPGVLDTANVVVDMGRS